One genomic segment of Salinigranum rubrum includes these proteins:
- a CDS encoding beta-propeller fold lactonase family protein: MTAPRRDPVLYPNAQGGRRRLGVSRRRLLAGSVAAGMTATAGCSGSGATGDDDGRTRPTVLVFNTGDSTVSVIDPTTDEVLTTQHLGLTSSFPSNQYTPTLTDSADDTLWLNVGRGVRGLRAGSLAERVAFETGSGANWLEQTPDGRHLVVSAREPAHRQFRLDADPASSTFGEVTGELDRRSEGGTGDNAGPGPCDVTIHPDGSHAYVPDIFGDTLTVIDVETFEIVTQVDVEPVVGEQSRPWMATVAPDGETLLVEHNEGSGTESVWDVSDPAAPEERVRLTADDGLGERPLTSEIGPDSETGYVFTPGSNDVTVVDLVADEVSGRIDLGGSAFVGTWEPTHEKLYVPIQTNDEVAVVDHASGEVTATIPVGARPYGATAANVRPRFETANDIVTALATMGVSFHESETTYCIGNCACGHEL; this comes from the coding sequence ATGACTGCTCCGCGTCGAGACCCGGTCCTGTATCCGAACGCCCAGGGAGGCCGCCGCCGTCTCGGCGTCTCCCGCCGACGGCTCCTCGCGGGGTCCGTCGCGGCAGGGATGACAGCCACCGCGGGCTGTTCGGGGAGCGGGGCCACCGGGGACGACGACGGCCGCACCCGGCCGACCGTCCTCGTGTTCAACACCGGCGACAGCACCGTCAGCGTCATCGACCCGACGACGGACGAGGTACTCACGACCCAGCACCTCGGCCTGACCTCGTCGTTCCCGTCGAACCAGTACACGCCGACGCTGACCGACAGCGCGGACGACACGCTCTGGCTCAACGTCGGCCGTGGCGTGCGCGGCCTCCGCGCCGGGTCCCTCGCCGAACGGGTCGCGTTCGAGACCGGCTCCGGCGCGAACTGGCTGGAGCAGACGCCGGACGGGAGACATCTCGTCGTCAGCGCGCGCGAACCCGCCCACAGGCAGTTCCGCCTCGACGCCGACCCCGCTTCGAGTACGTTCGGCGAGGTCACCGGCGAACTCGACCGCCGGAGCGAGGGCGGAACCGGAGACAACGCGGGGCCGGGACCGTGCGACGTGACGATCCACCCCGACGGCTCCCACGCGTACGTCCCGGACATCTTCGGCGACACCCTCACCGTCATCGACGTCGAGACGTTCGAAATCGTCACACAGGTCGACGTCGAACCGGTCGTTGGCGAACAGTCACGGCCCTGGATGGCGACGGTCGCCCCCGACGGCGAGACGCTCCTCGTCGAGCACAACGAGGGGAGCGGGACGGAGAGCGTCTGGGACGTCTCCGACCCCGCGGCACCCGAAGAGCGCGTTCGACTCACCGCCGACGACGGTCTCGGCGAGCGGCCGCTGACGAGCGAGATCGGGCCCGACTCGGAGACGGGGTACGTGTTCACGCCGGGGTCGAACGACGTCACCGTCGTCGACCTCGTCGCCGACGAGGTGAGCGGGCGGATCGACCTCGGCGGGTCGGCGTTCGTCGGCACGTGGGAGCCGACCCACGAGAAACTGTACGTCCCGATCCAGACGAACGACGAGGTGGCGGTCGTCGACCACGCGTCGGGGGAGGTCACGGCGACGATTCCGGTCGGCGCACGGCCCTACGGCGCGACGGCCGCGAACGTCCGCCCGCGATTCGAGACGGCGAACGACATCGTCACCGCGCTGGCGACGATGGGCGTCTCGTTTCACGAGAGCGAAACGACCTACTGCATCGGCAACTGCGCGTGCGGACACGAACTGTGA
- a CDS encoding PGF-pre-PGF domain-containing protein — protein sequence MQDGSSRRLFAAVVAVLVVTGTVPAVTAGAFTQEPTEPRAAISGSEFVDASGDVEVWNRAALPLRTDPNDGDTVVKNVDPFVEVPAVAPGKVRLNKDRVAVYDDEAEIQLQFRGGTGYGTSAFAGADVQLVAAHVEEDTQTARELLSSSSALTTTRALDLLTGSDVNENVHFDLVEGYGTLDGSGEITGTYDLGDEDRGAGFYVFFLVQDHRGGNTWGVTDQGFEESNGELAVENESRVLGVDVATVHQQPAEASLERTTYTAGDDLTFDVDAKQGDGDVTHAVVVYNRRQFENKDVTVTVDGDLNGLTADDVSVEREVGDVNGVATVSGSPGVFGLGNLQDGQVSGLISGARLVDFVAEQAEADAPLDRTTNDAVTLDASVTVVDGGDTEEVTVETFENWSTGQYGYLYVATGENSRELTTTRGDLTITPARSKSGGVENGRVSIARLSDDVPSLTIDFGEGASGNVKIAQRSSPGNGIRSVKAQEDREDPLYLDIEVPEELRDHQSTIDVTVRKSSLAGLAPDEVSLWHYTEGRWTELDTRIRSQNATHVTYVATTGGFSPFAIAQGSGPTGTVTPEPEPEEPDSGPSVSSGSGGGGVSTGSRTLFSVTKLLYGGTSIDFDVGQSSEALQRVSLTFSEETAGQTAIGERDRPRADTDYPRNYDTVLTVVDTTPPNQVADRPGTVTLVLKRSAVDATGVAADSLRIQQYDEGSGTWQTFATDVVAADDETVTLSADVSTFGTFLVSTAETTASTSATTDESTDEPTATLTPTAEPLQTQTGTPTLQPDRTAEPTSTDTRFPGLGVTATLVAGVLALLLGWRRRQR from the coding sequence ATGCAAGACGGATCATCGAGACGCCTTTTCGCAGCGGTCGTCGCCGTCCTGGTCGTGACCGGGACGGTGCCGGCCGTCACGGCCGGGGCGTTCACGCAGGAGCCGACCGAGCCGCGAGCGGCCATCTCGGGGTCGGAGTTCGTCGACGCCTCGGGTGACGTCGAGGTGTGGAACCGGGCGGCGCTCCCGCTCCGGACGGACCCGAACGACGGCGACACGGTCGTCAAGAACGTCGACCCCTTCGTCGAGGTCCCCGCAGTCGCGCCCGGGAAGGTCCGACTGAACAAGGACCGGGTCGCCGTCTACGACGACGAGGCCGAGATACAGTTGCAGTTCCGCGGCGGCACCGGCTACGGGACGAGCGCGTTCGCGGGAGCGGACGTCCAGCTCGTCGCCGCCCACGTCGAGGAGGACACCCAGACGGCACGGGAGCTCCTCTCGTCGAGTTCGGCGCTGACGACGACGCGCGCGCTCGACCTCCTCACGGGGAGCGACGTCAACGAGAACGTCCACTTCGACCTCGTCGAGGGGTACGGGACGCTCGACGGGAGCGGCGAGATCACCGGGACGTACGACCTCGGTGACGAGGACCGCGGGGCGGGCTTCTACGTCTTCTTCCTCGTCCAAGACCACCGCGGAGGGAACACCTGGGGCGTCACGGACCAGGGGTTCGAGGAGTCGAACGGTGAACTGGCCGTCGAAAACGAGAGTCGCGTCCTCGGCGTCGACGTCGCCACCGTCCACCAACAGCCCGCGGAGGCGAGCCTCGAACGGACCACCTACACCGCGGGTGACGACCTCACGTTCGACGTCGACGCCAAACAGGGCGACGGCGACGTGACCCACGCGGTCGTCGTCTACAACCGACGGCAGTTCGAGAACAAGGACGTCACCGTCACGGTCGACGGCGATCTGAACGGGCTCACGGCCGACGACGTCAGCGTCGAACGGGAGGTCGGGGACGTCAACGGCGTGGCGACGGTGTCTGGCTCGCCCGGCGTGTTCGGCCTCGGCAACCTCCAGGACGGGCAGGTCTCGGGCCTCATCTCGGGCGCGCGCCTCGTCGACTTCGTCGCCGAACAGGCCGAGGCGGACGCGCCGCTCGACCGGACGACGAACGACGCCGTGACGCTCGACGCGAGCGTCACCGTCGTCGACGGCGGCGACACCGAGGAAGTAACGGTCGAGACGTTCGAGAACTGGTCGACCGGCCAGTACGGCTACCTCTACGTGGCGACCGGCGAGAACTCCCGGGAGCTCACGACTACCCGGGGCGACCTGACGATCACGCCCGCACGGAGCAAGTCGGGCGGCGTCGAGAACGGCCGCGTCTCGATCGCACGGCTCTCCGACGACGTCCCGAGCCTCACCATCGACTTCGGCGAGGGGGCGAGCGGAAACGTCAAGATCGCCCAGCGCTCCTCGCCCGGAAACGGCATCCGGTCGGTGAAAGCACAGGAGGACAGGGAGGACCCCCTCTACCTCGACATCGAGGTGCCGGAGGAGCTTCGAGACCACCAGTCGACCATCGACGTGACGGTCAGGAAGTCGAGCCTCGCCGGTCTCGCGCCCGACGAGGTGTCGCTGTGGCACTACACCGAGGGCCGCTGGACCGAACTCGACACGCGCATCCGGTCGCAGAACGCGACCCACGTGACGTACGTCGCCACGACCGGGGGCTTCTCGCCGTTCGCCATCGCTCAGGGGTCGGGACCGACCGGGACGGTCACGCCGGAACCCGAGCCTGAAGAGCCGGACAGCGGCCCCAGCGTCAGTAGCGGGAGTGGGGGCGGCGGCGTCTCGACGGGGTCGCGCACCCTGTTCTCGGTGACGAAGCTCCTCTACGGCGGGACGTCCATCGACTTCGACGTCGGCCAGTCGAGCGAGGCGCTCCAGCGCGTCTCGCTGACGTTCTCCGAGGAGACCGCCGGCCAGACCGCGATCGGCGAGCGCGACCGCCCGCGAGCCGACACCGACTACCCGCGTAACTACGACACCGTCCTGACGGTGGTCGACACGACGCCGCCGAACCAGGTCGCAGACCGGCCCGGTACCGTCACGCTCGTGCTCAAGCGATCGGCGGTCGACGCGACCGGCGTCGCGGCGGACAGCCTCCGAATCCAGCAGTACGACGAGGGGAGCGGGACCTGGCAGACGTTCGCCACAGACGTCGTCGCGGCGGACGACGAGACGGTGACGCTCAGCGCCGACGTCTCGACCTTCGGGACGTTCCTCGTCTCGACGGCGGAGACGACCGCGAGCACGTCGGCGACGACCGACGAATCGACCGATGAACCGACGGCAACGCTGACGCCGACCGCGGAGCCGCTGCAGACGCAGACGGGGACGCCGACGCTCCAGCCCGACCGGACGGCGGAGCCGACGTCGACCGACACGCGGTTCCCCGGTCTCGGCGTCACCGCGACGCTCGTCGCAGGCGTCCTCGCCCTGCTGCTCGGTTGGCGGCGCCGACAGCGCTGA